From a region of the Cololabis saira isolate AMF1-May2022 chromosome 8, fColSai1.1, whole genome shotgun sequence genome:
- the slc25a55a gene encoding solute carrier family 25 member 55a — protein sequence MSQQQISLPAKLINGGIAGIVGVTCVFPIDLVKTRLQNQRQGQQVYKSMMDCLIKTVRTEGYFGMYRGAAVNLTLVTPEKAIKLAANDFFRQHLAKDGKLTVLKEMLAGCGAGMCQVVITTPMEMLKIQLQDAGRLAAQQQKPVMMPVTNLVGTNTVLSRSYNSGTAAPSPRAVSATQIARELVHTQGIQGLYRGLGATLIRDVPFSIVYFPLFANLNRLGQPSPEESSPFYWAFLSGCAAGSTAAVAVNPCDVVKTRLQSLNKGVSEETYTGVMDCVSKIMRKEGPAAFLKGAGCRALVIAPLFGIAQVMYFVGVGEYILSSSPLNPLSV from the exons ATGTCCCAACAGCAGATCAG CCTCCCAGCCAAGCTCATTAATGGTGGCATTGCTGGCATTGTTGGGGTCACTTGCGTGTTCCCCATTGACTTGGTAAAGACTAGGTTGCAAAACCAGAGACAAGGGCAGCAGGTCTACAAGAGCAT GATGGACTGCCTTATCAAGACAGTTCGAACAGAGGGATACTTTGGCATGTACAGAG GCGCAGCAGTAAATTTGACTTTGGTCACTCCCGAGAAGGCCATCAAGCTGGCTGCTAATGACTTCTTCCGTCAACACCTGGCGAAGGACGG AAAGTTGACGGTGCTCAAAGAGATGCTGGCGGGCTGCGGTGCAGGCATGTGCCAAGTCGTCATCACGACCCCCATGGAAATGCTCAAGATACAGCTGCAGGATGCGGGCAGGCTCG CGGCTCAGCAGCAAAAGCCGGTCATGATGCCAGTCACAAATCTGGTGGGCACCAACACCGTGCTGAGTCGCTCCTACAACTCTGGCACCGCCGCTCCTTCCCCGAGAGCTGTGTCGGCCACGCAGATCGCAAGAGAGCTCGTCCACACGCAGGGCATCCAGGGCCTCTACCGGGGTCTGGGGGCCACACTGATTAG GGATGTTCCCTTTTCCATTGTTTACTTCCCATTGTTTGCTAATCTGAACCGCCTGGGTCAACCGAGCCCAGAGGAGTCATCACCGTTCTACTGGGCGTTCCTCTCGGGCTGCGCCGCAGGATCTACTGCTGCAGTGGCTGTAAACCCCTGTGATG TGGTGAAGACCAGACTACAATCCCTGAACAAAGGCGTCAGTGAAGAGACGTACACCGGAGTTATGGATTGTGTAAG CAAAATAATGCGGAAGGAGGGCCCAGCCGCCTTCTTGAAAGGCGCCGGCTGCCGGGCTCTGGTCATCGCGCCTCTGTTCGGAATTGCACAGGTCATGTACTTCGTCGGCGTGGGTGAATATATTCTCAGCAGCTCGCCTCTAAACCCTCTGTCGGTGTGA
- the tspan2a gene encoding tetraspanin-2a, whose product MTKVHGAMKCVKYLLFVFNFIFWLAGLLVLAVGLWLRFDPDTVKLLTGDGAPETFFIAVYILLGAGALMMVVGFFGCFGAMRESQCLLASFFVCLLIVFGAEITAGVFGFMNKELISEEIQKFYSSSIADDNSNGTAIALIYHKTLNCCGGSTSTTAQELCAEAPEDTQDCLTAIIDFFNEKLHIIGYIGIGIAGVMIIGMIFSMVLCCAIRNSREVI is encoded by the exons ATGACCAAAGTCCACGGTGCGATGAAATGCGTGAAATACCTTCTCTTCGTGTTCAACTTCATCTTCTGG TTGGCGGGCTTGTTGGTGCTGGCGGTGGGACTGTGGCTCAGGTTCGATCCAGATACGGTGAAGCTTCTGACAGGTGATGGCGCCCCAGAAACCTTCTTCATAG CGGTGTACATCCTGCTCGGCGCTGGGGCGCTGATGATGGTCGTCGGGTTCTTCGGTTGTTTTGGGGCCATGCGGGAGTCCCAGTGTCTTCTTGCATCG TTCTTTGTTTGCCTTCTGATAGTCTTTGGCGCAGAGATCACAGCTGGTGTGTTTGGATTCATGAACAAGGAACTG ATTTCAGAGGAAATCCAAAAGTTTTATAGCAGCTCCATTGCTGATGACAATTCGAATGGAACTGCGATTGCATTAATTTACCACAAGACT ctGAACTGCTGTGGAGGCTCCACATCAACCACGGCTCAGGAACTGTGTGCAGAAGCTCCTGAAGACACTCAG GACTGTCTGACTGCAATAATAGACTTCTTCAATGAAAAGCTGCACATCATTGGATATATAGGGATTGGCATTGCCGGAGTAATG ATCATTGGAATGATCTTCAGTATGGTCCTGTGTTGCGCCATCAGGAACAGCAGGGAGGTTATATAG